A window of Marinobacter salarius contains these coding sequences:
- the rpsR gene encoding 30S ribosomal protein S18, with amino-acid sequence MARFFRRRKFCRFTAEGVKEIDYKDLDTLKGYITETGKIVPSRITGTKARYQRQLATAIKRARYLALLPYSDSHDN; translated from the coding sequence ATGGCTCGTTTTTTCAGACGTCGTAAGTTCTGCCGCTTCACGGCAGAAGGTGTTAAAGAGATCGATTACAAGGATCTGGACACCCTGAAAGGTTACATCACTGAAACCGGCAAGATCGTGCCCAGCCGTATTACCGGCACCAAGGCACGCTATCAGCGTCAGCTGGCTACCGCTATCAAGCGTGCCCGCTACCTGGCACTGCTGCCGTATTCGGACAGCCACGATAACTAA
- the rpsF gene encoding 30S ribosomal protein S6, with protein MRHYEIVFMVHPDQSEQVPAMIERYTGVINEDGGKVHRLEDWGRRHLAYPINKIHKAHYVLMNIECSQAAMDELTHNFRFNDAIIRDMILRRDGADIELSPMKASESREDRRGGDDRPRRSAESDEPRQQAETQDEEE; from the coding sequence ATGCGTCACTACGAAATCGTATTTATGGTACACCCGGATCAGAGCGAGCAGGTGCCCGCGATGATCGAGCGCTATACCGGCGTCATCAATGAAGATGGCGGCAAGGTACATCGCCTGGAAGATTGGGGCCGTCGTCACCTGGCTTATCCGATCAACAAGATCCACAAGGCTCACTACGTTCTGATGAACATTGAATGTTCACAGGCAGCGATGGACGAGCTGACTCACAACTTCCGTTTCAACGATGCCATCATCCGCGACATGATCCTGCGCCGCGATGGTGCCGACATCGAACTGTCCCCGATGAAAGCTTCCGAGTCCCGTGAAGACCGTCGTGGCGGCGATGATCGTCCGCGTCGTTCAGCCGAATCTGACGAGCCACGTCAGCAGGCTGAAACCCAGGACGAAGAAGAGTAA
- the rlmB gene encoding 23S rRNA (guanosine(2251)-2'-O)-methyltransferase RlmB — protein MSEEYIFGWHAVEAVLKREPERIQQVWIQTGREDRRVKTVTDAFNELGVRWKVVHRKELDQRVAGVHQGIVAAVSESREWSEDDLLAMLSGSDKPPFLLILDGVTDPHNLGACLRTADAVGVQAVVVPKDKSASLSPTVRKVACGAAETVPLVRVTNLARFMRTIRDEGVWLIGTAGEASSTLYQADFTGPVALVMGAEGKGMRRLTREHCDLLINIPMLGHVDSLNVSVATGACLYEALRQRLA, from the coding sequence GTGTCTGAAGAGTACATTTTTGGCTGGCATGCGGTTGAAGCGGTTCTCAAGCGCGAGCCAGAACGTATACAGCAAGTGTGGATTCAGACGGGGCGCGAGGACCGCCGGGTCAAAACCGTCACCGATGCCTTCAATGAGCTTGGGGTGCGCTGGAAGGTTGTGCATCGCAAAGAACTGGATCAGCGCGTAGCCGGCGTGCATCAGGGCATTGTGGCCGCGGTTTCTGAAAGCCGTGAATGGAGTGAAGATGATCTCCTGGCCATGTTGTCAGGGTCTGACAAGCCGCCGTTTCTGTTGATCCTGGATGGTGTGACCGATCCCCACAACCTGGGCGCCTGCCTGCGAACCGCTGATGCCGTGGGTGTCCAGGCTGTGGTGGTGCCCAAGGATAAATCCGCATCGTTGTCGCCGACCGTCAGGAAGGTGGCCTGTGGTGCGGCTGAAACCGTGCCTCTGGTACGTGTCACCAATCTTGCGCGGTTTATGCGCACGATCAGGGATGAGGGTGTCTGGCTCATTGGCACCGCCGGCGAAGCGAGCAGTACCCTGTATCAGGCGGACTTTACCGGCCCGGTCGCTCTGGTAATGGGTGCCGAGGGCAAAGGTATGCGTCGCCTGACGCGGGAACACTGTGATCTGTTGATCAATATCCCCATGCTTGGCCACGTGGACAGTCTCAATGTGTCGGTGGCCACCGGCGCCTGCCTTTACGAAGCCTTGCGTCAACGGCTTGCATAG
- the rnr gene encoding ribonuclease R, with protein MVSRKKTDKDPHAQREASKYDNPIQSREFILDHLKERGAPATHETLCGELGQQSEEGIEALRRRLIAMCRDGQLICNRRGAYLPIEEADLVTGRVTGHKDGFGFLIPDDGGSDLFLTARQMRQVFHGDRVAARVDRVDDRGRREGVIVEVLEYRTHQTVGRLFQESGISFVVPENARINHEVLIPAEQINDARHGQYVVVDIIRQPTVRTQPTGKVVEVLGEHMAPGMEIDVAIRSYDIPHSWPPALGEQIAGIADEVTEKDKQNRVDIRNLRLVTIDDETARDFDDAIYCEPRPRGGYRLLVAIADVSHYVRPGSPLDEEAINRGNSVYFPDHVVPMLPEKLSNGLCSLNPGVDRLCMVADMTISANGSVSGYTFYQAVMHSHARLTYNKVSDMLERPDSEPGYRLSEQYAHVLPHLHNLYNLYKLLRRARTERGAIDFETTETRVIFDANRKIEEIVPVKRNDAHKIVEECMLAANVATARFLKKHKVPSLYRVHDGPSEERLNAVRLFLGELGLQLGGGDKPTSADYQALLSSIADRSDANVIQTVMLRSLSQAVYSPDEGGHFGLGFTSYAHFTSPIRRYPDLIVHRGIKSVIHGEDDSKDVSVPPKRDPELADYPYDLPRMHQLGEHCSMTERRADDATRDVMAWLKCEYLKDHVGEEYDGVIAAVVPFGFFVELSGVYIEGLVHVSTLSGDYFHHDAAKHRLIGERTAMSFRLGDEVRVKVMRVGMEDRKVDLELVSEPQHRQADRDALEVTKREPRDKGKGKGKGRGKGGKTTAGRAPGAGREKAGDAAAKPRRRKATGSKPSGKSGAPDAVTPTFDDDGEMSARDKLVAEAAKLALGKGKSKKAPAKTTGADKKRKPRKSGK; from the coding sequence ATGGTTTCCAGAAAGAAGACGGACAAAGACCCACATGCGCAGCGTGAGGCCAGCAAATACGACAACCCGATTCAAAGCCGGGAATTCATTCTCGACCATCTGAAGGAACGGGGAGCGCCGGCCACTCACGAAACTCTGTGTGGCGAGTTGGGGCAGCAGTCCGAGGAGGGCATCGAAGCCCTGCGTCGCCGGCTGATTGCCATGTGCCGGGACGGACAGTTGATCTGTAATCGTCGGGGAGCCTACCTGCCCATTGAAGAGGCGGATCTGGTCACCGGCCGTGTCACTGGCCATAAGGATGGATTTGGTTTTCTGATCCCGGATGACGGCGGATCGGATCTTTTCCTGACAGCTCGCCAGATGCGCCAAGTCTTCCACGGTGACCGCGTTGCCGCCCGGGTGGATCGGGTGGATGATCGTGGTCGTCGCGAAGGGGTGATAGTAGAAGTGCTGGAGTATCGCACCCATCAAACCGTTGGTCGTCTGTTTCAGGAAAGCGGCATCTCCTTTGTGGTTCCGGAGAACGCCCGTATCAACCACGAAGTATTGATTCCCGCAGAGCAAATTAATGACGCGCGGCACGGCCAATACGTTGTGGTCGACATTATACGTCAGCCTACCGTACGTACCCAGCCGACGGGAAAGGTGGTGGAAGTGCTTGGCGAGCACATGGCGCCGGGTATGGAAATCGATGTGGCCATCCGTTCCTACGATATCCCTCACAGTTGGCCGCCGGCCTTAGGCGAGCAGATTGCCGGCATTGCCGATGAGGTGACCGAAAAGGACAAGCAGAATCGGGTGGATATCCGCAATCTGCGCCTGGTGACCATTGATGACGAAACCGCCCGGGACTTTGACGACGCGATCTATTGTGAGCCGCGCCCGCGCGGTGGCTACCGTCTGCTGGTGGCGATTGCGGACGTATCTCATTATGTGCGTCCTGGCTCTCCGCTGGATGAAGAAGCGATTAACCGTGGCAACTCAGTGTATTTTCCGGATCACGTGGTGCCCATGTTGCCGGAAAAGCTGTCCAATGGCCTGTGCTCCCTGAACCCGGGTGTGGATCGGCTCTGCATGGTGGCGGACATGACCATCAGTGCCAACGGCAGCGTCAGTGGCTACACCTTCTATCAGGCGGTGATGCACAGCCACGCGCGACTGACCTATAACAAGGTCAGTGACATGCTTGAACGGCCGGATTCCGAGCCGGGATACCGGTTGTCAGAACAGTACGCTCACGTGCTGCCGCACCTGCACAATCTCTACAACCTCTACAAATTGCTGCGCAGAGCCCGGACAGAGCGCGGTGCCATCGATTTTGAGACCACGGAAACCCGGGTCATATTCGACGCCAATCGCAAAATCGAGGAAATCGTTCCGGTTAAGCGCAACGACGCCCACAAGATCGTCGAGGAATGTATGCTCGCCGCCAACGTGGCGACGGCGCGATTCCTCAAAAAGCACAAGGTGCCTTCACTGTACCGGGTGCACGATGGCCCATCCGAGGAGCGCCTCAATGCGGTGCGGCTTTTCCTGGGCGAGCTGGGGTTGCAGCTGGGGGGTGGAGACAAGCCAACCTCCGCTGATTATCAGGCGCTGTTGTCCAGCATTGCAGACCGTTCCGACGCCAATGTCATCCAGACGGTGATGCTGCGCTCTTTGAGCCAGGCCGTTTATAGCCCGGATGAGGGTGGCCATTTCGGCCTGGGGTTTACCAGTTATGCCCACTTCACCTCGCCGATCCGCCGTTATCCGGACCTGATCGTGCATCGCGGTATCAAGTCCGTGATTCACGGCGAAGACGACAGCAAAGACGTGTCGGTGCCGCCCAAGCGTGACCCGGAACTGGCGGATTACCCTTATGACCTGCCCAGAATGCATCAACTGGGTGAGCACTGCTCGATGACCGAGCGCCGCGCCGACGACGCAACGCGGGACGTCATGGCCTGGCTCAAATGCGAATACCTCAAGGATCACGTGGGCGAGGAGTACGATGGCGTGATTGCAGCCGTTGTGCCTTTCGGGTTCTTTGTGGAGCTTTCCGGAGTTTACATTGAGGGCCTGGTGCACGTGTCTACCCTCAGTGGTGACTACTTCCATCATGATGCTGCCAAACACCGCCTGATCGGCGAGCGTACCGCTATGAGCTTCCGGTTGGGCGACGAGGTCCGCGTGAAGGTAATGCGTGTGGGCATGGAAGACCGCAAGGTGGACCTGGAGCTGGTGAGCGAGCCACAGCATCGCCAGGCAGACCGGGATGCGCTGGAAGTCACCAAGCGAGAGCCGCGGGATAAGGGCAAGGGCAAAGGTAAGGGGCGAGGTAAGGGTGGCAAAACCACCGCTGGCCGTGCCCCAGGAGCTGGCCGGGAGAAGGCTGGTGATGCGGCCGCCAAACCCCGCCGCAGGAAAGCGACTGGCTCAAAACCCTCTGGCAAATCAGGGGCACCCGACGCGGTCACGCCAACGTTCGATGATGATGGCGAGATGTCGGCCCGTGACAAGCTGGTGGCGGAAGCGGCCAAGCTTGCACTGGGTAAGGGCAAGAGCAAGAAGGCGCCGGCTAAAACCACCGGTGCTGACAAGAAACGAAAGCCCCGCAAGTCAGGAAAATAG